A region from the Equus asinus isolate D_3611 breed Donkey chromosome 3, EquAss-T2T_v2, whole genome shotgun sequence genome encodes:
- the SFRP2 gene encoding secreted frizzled-related protein 2, translating to MPRGPGSLLLLVLASHCCLGSARGLFFGQPDFSYKRSNCKPIPANLQLCHGIEYQNMRLPNLLGHETMKEVLEQAGAWIPLVMKQCHPDTKKFLCSLFAPVCLDDLDETIQPCHSLCVQVKDRCAPVMSAFGFPWPDMLECDRFPQDNDLCIPLASSDHLLPATEEAPKVCEACKNKNEDDNDIMETLCKNDFALKIKVKEITYINRDTKIILETKSKTIYKLNGVSERDLKKSVLWLKDSLQCTCEEMNDINAPYLVMGQKVGGELVITSVKRWQKGQREFKRISRSIRKLQC from the exons ATGCCGCGGGGCCCTGGCTCGCTGCTGCTGCTCGTCCTCGCCTCGCACTGCTGCTTGGGCTCGGCGCGCGGGCTCTTCTTCGGCCAGCCCGACTTCTCCTACAAGCGCAGCAATTGCAAGCCCATCCCGGCCAATCTGCAGCTGTGCCATGGCATAGAGTACCAGAACATGCGGCTGCCCAACCTGCTGGGCCACGAGACCATGAAGGAGGTGCTGGAGCAGGCGGGCGCCTGGATCCCGCTGGTCATGAAGCAGTGCCACCCGGACACCAAGAAGTTCCTGTGCTCGCTCTTTGCCCCCGTCTGCCTCGATGACCTGGACGAAACCATCCAGCCGTGCCACTCGCTCTGCGTGCAGGTGAAGGACCGCTGCGCTCCGGTCATGTCCGCCTTCGGCTTCCCGTGGCCTGACATGCTCGAGTGCGACCGTTTCCCCCAGGACAACGATCTCTGCATCCCTCTTGCTAGCAGCGACCACCTCTTGCCCGCCACCGAGGAAG CTCCAAAGGTATGTGAAgcctgcaaaaataaaaatgaggatgaCAACGACATAATGGAAACTCTTTGTAAAAATGATTTTG CactgaaaataaaagtgaaggaGATAACCTATATCAACAGAGATACCAAAATCATCCTGGAGACCAAGAGCAAGACCATTTACAAGCTGAACGGTGTGTCCGAAAGGGACCTGAAGAAATCAGTGCTGTGGCTCAAAGACAGCTTGCAGTGCACCTGCGAGGAGATGAATGACATCAACGCACCCTATCTGGTCATGGGACAGAAAGTGGGTGGGGAGCTGGTGATCACCTCGGTGAAGCGGTGGCAGAAGGGGCAGCGAGAGTTCAAGCGCATCTCCCGAAGCATCCGCAAGCTGCAGTGCTAG